The following proteins are co-located in the Campylobacter concisus genome:
- a CDS encoding M48 family metallopeptidase, translating to MFYFLLGIYFFYVTAKAWLAILQISFIRAEAKKPAVVLSQSEYETAAAAAISNQKFELISLLYHAAIFMMWACWGLGAISGHAYKTGDIGDNVFMVMVFLLVSSLLELPLNIYETFVKDKKLGFSNVTPKIFALDLLKTLALTLVFGTLFVWLVLLCIRFLGDFWWFWAFLLSFAVALVINLIYPTLIAPIFNKMQPLEDGELKSRIEGLLAQCGFKSSGVFTIDASKRDNRLNAYFGGLGAAKRVVLFDTLVKKLSLEEIIAVLGHELGHFKHKDILKMIALSAVMLFAMLLIFGNIPDAAYQALGLHSGGGGTIVFLLLFSPIFGFLFSPVSSYFSRANEFGADKFAGEVSNKADMISALKKLGSENKAFPKAHPLYAFVYHSHPSLFERINELENEN from the coding sequence ATGTTTTATTTTTTACTCGGTATTTACTTTTTTTACGTTACCGCAAAGGCGTGGCTGGCGATTTTGCAGATAAGCTTTATCCGCGCAGAGGCTAAAAAGCCGGCCGTCGTTTTGTCTCAGAGCGAGTACGAAACCGCCGCCGCCGCAGCGATAAGCAATCAAAAATTCGAGCTAATTAGCCTTCTCTATCACGCCGCGATATTTATGATGTGGGCGTGCTGGGGGCTTGGCGCGATATCGGGGCATGCCTATAAAACGGGAGATATAGGCGACAACGTCTTTATGGTTATGGTATTTTTGCTCGTTTCGTCGCTGCTAGAACTGCCGCTAAATATCTACGAAACCTTCGTCAAAGACAAAAAGCTCGGCTTTTCAAACGTAACGCCTAAAATTTTTGCGCTTGATCTGCTTAAAACGCTCGCGCTAACGCTGGTTTTCGGCACGCTGTTTGTGTGGCTGGTATTGCTTTGCATTAGATTTTTGGGCGATTTTTGGTGGTTTTGGGCGTTTTTGCTAAGCTTCGCGGTCGCGCTTGTTATAAATCTCATCTACCCGACGCTCATCGCGCCTATCTTTAACAAGATGCAGCCGCTAGAAGATGGCGAGCTAAAAAGCCGTATAGAAGGGCTTTTGGCGCAGTGCGGGTTTAAAAGTAGCGGCGTTTTTACGATAGACGCCAGCAAGCGCGACAACCGCCTAAACGCCTATTTCGGCGGCCTTGGCGCGGCTAAACGCGTGGTGCTTTTCGATACGCTCGTTAAAAAATTAAGTTTAGAGGAGATAATCGCCGTTTTGGGGCACGAGCTGGGGCATTTTAAGCACAAAGATATCCTAAAAATGATCGCTCTAAGCGCGGTTATGCTTTTTGCGATGCTTTTGATATTCGGCAACATCCCAGACGCGGCGTATCAAGCGCTTGGGCTTCATAGCGGAGGCGGCGGAACGATCGTGTTTTTGCTACTTTTTTCGCCGATTTTCGGATTTTTATTTTCGCCGGTTAGCTCGTATTTTAGCCGCGCGAATGAATTCGGCGCCGATAAATTCGCAGGCGAGGTCTCAAACAAAGCCGATATGATAAGCGCGCTAAAAAAGTTAGGCAGCGAAAACAAGGCCTTCCCGAAGGCTCATCCGCTCTACGCGTTCGTCTATCATTCGCACCCAAGCCTTTTTGAGCGTATAAACGAGCTAGAAAATGAAAATTGA
- a CDS encoding 3'-5' exonuclease produces MKPKKQRLENSIEILARQNLGYHEFILRFSDIEEISSLIDVRDLDMWRTLGLDITRNEENEIELGTRFRDISEQEFCVVDIETTGGTTSGQIIEIGAIKMKNGVEIGRFESFIAAPEVPENITELTGIKASDLVGAPNLLNVLERFKIFLGTSVFIAHNVNFDYGFISHSLNEIGLGVLLNRKLCTIDLSRRTIASQKYGLGSLKELLGINNTHHRALNDAIAAAEIFKVCLTRLPFSIQTTEDLISFSKTAPSVKLKPEPVLCAN; encoded by the coding sequence TTGAAACCAAAAAAACAGCGTTTAGAAAATAGCATAGAAATTTTAGCTAGGCAAAATTTAGGCTATCATGAGTTTATTTTAAGATTTAGTGATATTGAAGAAATTTCATCACTCATTGACGTGCGCGATCTTGATATGTGGCGAACTCTTGGGCTTGACATCACTAGAAATGAAGAGAATGAGATCGAGCTTGGCACGAGATTTAGAGATATTAGCGAGCAGGAATTTTGTGTGGTTGATATCGAAACGACTGGTGGTACGACGAGCGGACAGATCATTGAAATCGGTGCAATAAAAATGAAAAATGGCGTTGAGATAGGGCGTTTTGAAAGCTTTATAGCAGCCCCTGAAGTACCTGAAAATATCACCGAGCTAACCGGCATAAAGGCGAGCGATCTAGTTGGTGCGCCAAATTTACTAAATGTGCTTGAGCGATTTAAAATTTTTCTTGGAACTAGCGTTTTTATCGCTCATAACGTAAATTTTGACTACGGATTTATCTCTCATAGCCTAAATGAGATCGGCCTTGGCGTGTTGCTAAACAGAAAGCTCTGCACCATCGATCTTAGCCGCCGCACTATTGCTTCGCAAAAATACGGACTTGGCTCGCTAAAAGAGCTTCTTGGCATAAACAATACCCACCACAGGGCCCTAAATGACGCAATAGCAGCTGCTGAAATTTTTAAAGTTTGCCTCACACGTCTACCTTTTAGTATTCAAACGACAGAGGATCTCATAAGCTTTAGCAAAACAGCTCCAAGTGTGAAGCTAAAACCTGAACCAGTTTTGTGTGCGAATTAG
- the rpmB gene encoding 50S ribosomal protein L28, producing the protein MSKRCAITGKGPMIGNNVSHANNKTKRRFLPNLRTIRVTLEDGTTRKIKVAASTLRTMKKQSN; encoded by the coding sequence ATGTCAAAAAGATGTGCGATAACAGGCAAAGGACCGATGATAGGCAACAATGTGAGCCACGCTAACAATAAAACTAAAAGAAGATTCTTACCAAATCTTAGAACGATTCGCGTTACACTAGAAGATGGTACTACAAGAAAGATAAAAGTTGCTGCTTCTACTCTAAGAACGATGAAAAAACAATCAAACTAA
- a CDS encoding anti-sigma factor antagonist — MKLTFNGSMAIIRPFGFLEAENVPLKLSEKYINQISSRDISAILLSLKNVTFFSPVWLGRIIENLSEEAQKLGVVFAICDYNEIFYELMMKTVKNILNISMFESENIASLFLNKFLNNANDKVFIYNSTEQYKHYLANYLKNRSFDVVEARDATEFNKKKNLYSYAVSQLNHVRLKQNQIDTFIKDGVVVYAIKSFMDSDFIEDFDMSAHDIMLKIGYKFFILWVNISGALNIRGAKFLIKLASISKRSGAFISLCGINESNLSIELVTYLKDANIFIYKNLNDFYKDDTIFYLKKRDFDAEPVDINKSVAQISSYVTQIASKIISQLAEEEILCVDTKVSALDIEDECDYLRICVQYYGDIYARVLFGVKKDKLDKICSIFMPEGNDSNDYLSGYSQIFSIITDKFLTHLWQKGIKVKVSLPKILSDDVFFDHNSVGIMNRLDVKDDEIGFVFVTK, encoded by the coding sequence ATGAAATTAACTTTTAATGGCTCAATGGCAATTATAAGGCCTTTTGGTTTTTTGGAAGCAGAGAATGTTCCGTTAAAATTAAGTGAAAAATATATAAACCAAATTTCATCGCGCGACATCAGCGCTATACTGCTCTCACTAAAAAATGTTACATTTTTTAGCCCCGTTTGGCTTGGTAGAATAATTGAAAATTTAAGCGAAGAAGCACAAAAGCTTGGCGTAGTATTTGCGATTTGCGATTACAATGAAATTTTTTATGAATTGATGATGAAAACAGTTAAGAATATTTTAAATATCTCGATGTTTGAAAGTGAAAATATCGCAAGCTTGTTTTTAAATAAATTTCTAAACAACGCAAATGACAAAGTTTTCATTTATAACTCAACTGAGCAGTATAAGCACTATTTGGCTAATTATCTCAAAAATCGCTCATTTGATGTGGTTGAGGCTAGAGATGCGACCGAGTTTAATAAAAAAAAGAATTTATATAGTTATGCAGTATCACAGCTAAATCATGTGAGATTAAAGCAAAATCAGATAGATACTTTTATAAAAGATGGTGTCGTTGTTTATGCCATAAAAAGTTTTATGGATTCAGATTTTATTGAAGATTTTGATATGTCAGCTCATGACATTATGCTAAAAATCGGATATAAATTTTTTATTTTATGGGTAAATATTTCTGGTGCTTTAAATATAAGAGGCGCAAAATTTCTAATCAAACTTGCTAGCATTAGTAAAAGATCAGGTGCATTTATTTCGCTTTGTGGCATAAACGAATCAAATTTATCTATTGAATTAGTAACGTATCTTAAAGATGCAAATATATTTATCTATAAAAATTTAAATGACTTTTACAAAGATGACACTATTTTTTATCTTAAAAAAAGAGACTTTGATGCAGAGCCAGTAGATATCAACAAGAGCGTTGCTCAAATTTCATCTTATGTGACGCAAATTGCGAGCAAAATTATCTCACAGTTAGCAGAAGAAGAAATTTTGTGTGTTGATACCAAAGTTAGTGCGCTTGACATAGAGGATGAGTGCGATTACTTGCGTATTTGTGTTCAGTATTATGGTGATATTTATGCAAGAGTGCTATTTGGTGTAAAAAAAGATAAGTTAGATAAAATTTGCTCTATTTTTATGCCTGAAGGCAATGATTCAAATGATTATTTAAGTGGATATTCTCAAATTTTTAGTATCATTACAGATAAATTTTTGACTCATCTTTGGCAAAAAGGCATAAAAGTAAAAGTTAGCTTGCCTAAAATTTTATCTGATGATGTTTTTTTTGATCACAATAGTGTAGGCATCATGAATAGACTAGATGTAAAAGATGACGAAATAGGCTTTGTATTTGTAACCAAGTAA
- the epsC gene encoding serine O-acetyltransferase EpsC: MRESLKELVQTVREKDPSVHKCCFLAILINTPGIHAVLFHKISHFLYKKERFFLARLISQIARFLTGIEIHPGAKIGRRFFIDHGMGVVIGETAEIGDDVMMYHQVTLGGTGKECGKRHPTVKNGVTIAAGSKILGAITIGENAKIGANSVVLKNVPANATVVGIPARIVRVNGTKFEPEFII, encoded by the coding sequence ATGCGGGAGAGTCTAAAGGAGCTAGTTCAAACTGTTCGTGAAAAAGACCCATCGGTACATAAGTGTTGCTTTTTGGCAATACTTATAAACACTCCTGGTATTCATGCGGTTTTGTTTCATAAAATTTCTCATTTTTTATATAAAAAAGAACGTTTTTTTCTAGCTAGACTCATCTCACAAATTGCAAGATTTTTAACAGGCATTGAGATCCACCCTGGCGCAAAGATCGGTAGGAGATTTTTCATAGATCATGGCATGGGTGTGGTTATCGGTGAGACAGCTGAGATAGGCGATGATGTAATGATGTATCATCAAGTAACACTTGGAGGCACTGGAAAAGAGTGTGGCAAAAGACACCCAACTGTAAAAAATGGTGTGACTATCGCAGCTGGCTCAAAGATACTAGGTGCCATAACGATTGGTGAAAATGCTAAGATCGGCGCAAACTCAGTCGTGTTAAAAAATGTCCCAGCAAACGCGACAGTCGTTGGTATACCAGCGAGAATAGTTCGAGTAAATGGGACAAAATTTGAACCAGAGTTTATTATCTAA
- the prmC gene encoding peptide chain release factor N(5)-glutamine methyltransferase — translation MKIEEALKEASLRLSSLCQNPSRVAKILLMNYLDVSIEWIFLNQKNEFDESGYFALVKRYENYEPLEYITGKASFYGLDFYVESGVLIPRPETEILVDKVIEISREYNEPKIAEIGTGSGIISIMLALKTKANIVATDINEKALMLAKKNADKFDVGGRIKFLNCSYVDEILEDIDILVSNPPYIARSYKLSKFVLNEPESALFGGEVGDEILKDIILIAKDRNIKNVACEMGYDQKASMQKFLEANGFEYSFYKDLAGFDRGFCAKLKI, via the coding sequence ATGAAAATTGAAGAAGCTCTTAAAGAGGCTAGTTTAAGGCTAAGCTCACTTTGTCAAAATCCAAGCAGAGTTGCTAAAATTTTGCTTATGAACTATCTTGATGTAAGCATTGAATGGATATTTTTAAATCAAAAAAATGAATTTGATGAGAGCGGCTATTTTGCTCTAGTTAAAAGGTATGAAAACTACGAGCCTCTTGAATATATAACTGGTAAAGCTAGCTTTTATGGGCTTGATTTTTACGTGGAAAGCGGAGTGCTTATCCCAAGACCTGAAACAGAAATTTTAGTGGATAAAGTAATAGAAATTTCACGCGAATATAATGAACCAAAGATCGCAGAAATAGGCACAGGAAGCGGCATTATTAGTATCATGCTAGCTCTAAAAACAAAGGCAAATATCGTAGCGACAGACATCAACGAAAAAGCTTTGATGCTTGCTAAAAAAAATGCAGATAAATTTGATGTAGGTGGGAGGATCAAATTTTTAAACTGCTCTTATGTGGATGAAATTTTAGAAGATATTGATATTTTGGTTTCAAATCCGCCATATATTGCAAGAAGCTATAAACTCAGTAAATTTGTACTAAACGAGCCAGAAAGTGCACTCTTTGGAGGCGAAGTAGGAGATGAAATCTTAAAAGACATTATTCTCATAGCCAAAGATCGTAATATCAAAAACGTTGCTTGTGAGATGGGGTACGACCAAAAAGCAAGTATGCAAAAATTCTTAGAGGCCAATGGTTTTGAGTATAGTTTTTACAAAGATTTAGCTGGCTTTGATAGAGGCTTTTGTGCGAAGTTAAAAATATAA
- a CDS encoding DUF4149 domain-containing protein: MRGVYFLLLAVLIGAELTLGILVAPVIFFPQSIIGDGVLTHFMSGQMMTKIFLKFNYILLFISIVVMISELFDLRKKLIFSLKFSMLMLAFLNLALALSFVFFFTPFIVYAQNLGIDATQTAEFAKMHSASEYVMKIMLVLQIILFFVKFKIIQNERKA; encoded by the coding sequence TTGAGAGGAGTTTATTTTTTGCTTTTGGCAGTACTTATAGGAGCTGAGTTAACGCTTGGTATTTTAGTGGCGCCAGTCATATTTTTCCCGCAAAGCATCATAGGAGATGGCGTACTTACGCATTTTATGAGTGGCCAAATGATGACAAAGATATTTTTGAAATTTAATTATATTTTGCTTTTTATAAGCATAGTTGTAATGATTAGCGAGCTATTTGATCTTAGAAAAAAGCTTATTTTTTCACTAAAATTTAGCATGCTAATGCTTGCTTTTTTAAATTTGGCTTTAGCTTTGAGCTTTGTATTTTTCTTTACGCCTTTTATAGTTTATGCTCAAAATTTGGGGATCGATGCGACACAGACGGCTGAATTTGCCAAAATGCATAGTGCAAGCGAATATGTGATGAAAATCATGCTTGTTTTACAAATCATTTTATTTTTTGTGAAATTTAAGATTATCCAAAATGAACGCAAAGCCTGA
- a CDS encoding YdcH family protein: MLHEYTDLINELKKTDASFATLCKKHDELNKKIDDNLAKPSEIDNLKKEKLKLKDEIYAQILKYKK, translated from the coding sequence ATGTTACATGAATATACAGACCTTATAAATGAGCTAAAGAAAACCGATGCTAGTTTTGCTACTCTTTGCAAAAAACATGATGAGCTAAATAAAAAAATAGACGACAACCTAGCAAAACCATCTGAAATTGATAATTTAAAGAAAGAGAAGTTAAAACTAAAAGACGAAATTTATGCCCAAATTTTAAAGTATAAAAAGTAA
- a CDS encoding threonine/serine ThrE exporter family protein — MNAKPDIQVLTNFLAEYTSAMVSAGTYTARVEKCVDRIAKHYGYDISVTIFVKYFTISVMDSADNSLRRTYVKKIPLGQVSFNRISELSSLSWRILDENLSLDEAKEQFEGVMRIGAHKFISSLILISLANAAFCKLFGGDMGSVACVFFATLVGYSLRFALAKMGVNLKIQYVLVSFVVSFITYLGVFYGFTHTSDVAIGSSILFLMPGVFLINSVFDILNDNTLVGISRAVSTGILILCIAVGVYITLSLSNAEILHV, encoded by the coding sequence ATGAACGCAAAGCCTGATATTCAAGTTTTAACAAATTTTCTAGCTGAATACACGAGTGCGATGGTGAGTGCTGGCACCTACACCGCACGTGTAGAAAAGTGTGTAGACCGCATAGCTAAACACTACGGCTACGATATTAGCGTGACGATTTTCGTGAAGTATTTTACCATTAGCGTCATGGACTCGGCCGATAACTCCCTGCGCCGAACTTACGTAAAAAAGATCCCGCTGGGCCAGGTGAGCTTTAACCGTATTTCTGAGCTTTCGTCGCTTAGCTGGCGGATTTTGGATGAAAATTTGAGCTTAGACGAGGCCAAAGAGCAGTTTGAGGGCGTCATGCGCATTGGTGCGCATAAATTTATAAGCTCGCTTATTTTAATAAGCCTTGCAAATGCGGCGTTTTGCAAGCTTTTTGGCGGCGATATGGGCTCGGTAGCTTGCGTGTTTTTTGCGACTCTGGTCGGCTATAGCCTTAGATTTGCGCTTGCTAAAATGGGCGTAAATTTAAAAATCCAGTACGTTTTGGTCTCGTTTGTGGTCTCGTTTATCACCTATCTTGGCGTATTTTACGGCTTTACGCACACTAGCGACGTGGCGATCGGCTCGTCGATACTCTTTTTGATGCCGGGCGTTTTTCTCATAAACTCGGTCTTTGATATCCTAAACGACAACACGCTTGTGGGTATCAGCAGAGCCGTGAGCACGGGCATCTTGATACTTTGCATCGCGGTAGGCGTCTATATCACGCTCTCGCTTAGCAACGCGGAGATTTTACATGTTTGA
- a CDS encoding potassium channel family protein, protein MSFLSRLLKFLNWSNSTKPEISLDTELYEQLKPFRFPLISVVLLLLFGTLGYVLIDNFSLIDAFYQAGMTFTTVGFTEVAPITPKGRIFTITFILIGFIIFTLSIGIVVEVLKRGTLISILKERRMLYRIARLKNHFVICYHNLYTIELSAQFRENHIPFVVVDDREDIAELAQIYKYPYFIKAQPHTQIAFLKTHLSSAKGLITLSSNIADNIALIASVRLYEKEIGRRKPYHIITNAETEDDTQRLKKLGADNVVSPSRLVAQRLSAMSVRPDMENLLEQFLYTKNSPIDIEEILVPDYSWIRFKRLKETHLRNITNADIVGIRDINNNFVPMPNGDTLVGTGSKLLVIGTVDGIRLTKRVVKSKHKPEEFKYV, encoded by the coding sequence ATGTCTTTTCTCTCAAGACTTTTAAAATTCCTCAACTGGTCAAACTCTACAAAACCAGAAATAAGCCTAGATACTGAGCTTTACGAACAATTAAAACCTTTTAGATTTCCACTAATCTCAGTCGTATTACTGTTACTTTTTGGAACATTAGGTTATGTCTTAATAGATAATTTCTCGCTAATAGATGCCTTTTACCAAGCTGGCATGACTTTTACAACAGTTGGTTTTACCGAAGTTGCTCCAATAACTCCAAAGGGCAGAATTTTTACTATCACGTTTATACTTATTGGTTTTATTATATTTACACTATCGATTGGTATTGTGGTTGAGGTTTTAAAAAGAGGCACATTAATTAGCATTTTAAAGGAACGACGCATGCTTTATAGGATCGCAAGACTAAAAAATCACTTCGTTATTTGTTATCACAATCTATACACAATCGAACTTAGTGCTCAATTTCGCGAAAATCATATACCTTTTGTAGTGGTCGATGATAGAGAAGATATTGCAGAGCTAGCTCAAATTTATAAATATCCATATTTCATAAAAGCTCAGCCACACACGCAAATTGCCTTTTTAAAAACACATCTATCAAGTGCAAAAGGACTTATAACTCTTAGCTCAAATATTGCTGATAACATCGCCCTTATAGCATCTGTAAGACTTTATGAAAAAGAGATAGGCCGCAGAAAGCCTTATCATATCATTACAAATGCAGAGACAGAAGACGATACGCAAAGATTAAAAAAATTAGGCGCTGACAATGTGGTAAGCCCATCTCGCTTAGTCGCGCAGCGGTTAAGTGCCATGAGCGTAAGGCCGGATATGGAAAATTTATTAGAGCAGTTTTTGTATACAAAAAATTCACCTATCGATATAGAAGAAATTCTTGTGCCTGATTACTCTTGGATAAGATTCAAAAGATTAAAAGAGACTCATCTACGAAACATAACAAATGCAGATATAGTGGGCATTAGAGATATAAATAATAATTTTGTACCAATGCCAAATGGTGACACATTAGTAGGAACAGGATCAAAGCTTCTAGTCATCGGTACCGTTGATGGAATACGTCTAACCAAGCGTGTTGTAAAAAGCAAACACAAACCTGAAGAATTTAAATACGTATAA
- a CDS encoding sodium-dependent transporter, with protein sequence MDRKSWSSRLTYILAVAGATVGFGATWRFPYLVGQNGGGAYVLVFCIAMIVIGIPMILAENAIGRRLKCNAVDAFGGSINGKKISKKWQIVGWMGLVGAFGIMAYYMVIGGWVLNYIAQISFGLLDLSHVVSFEETSAFYEQNIVSNPLSISFATLVFVLVNYAILVQGAVGGIERSAKFLMPLLFILMLIMIAKNITLDGAIEGVKFYLTPNFSKINLKLFVDVLGQVFFALSLGFGVMITLSSFVKKDEGLVKISIITGILNTVIAVLAGFMIFPSLFSYGVSPDSGPSLVFKSLPIVFSHMPFGGFFAVAFFTLLMIAALTTSLPIYEVIITTLQEKFKIKRKKAIFLVLGGIFVLGNLPSLMATNILSHVSIFGKNIFDAYDAISATIFFVFTSFGCAIFVGWVLKDDAKKEILQGSEKHAKLINIWFWYIKFVVPFIILVLFISSFYDNFLK encoded by the coding sequence ATGGATAGAAAATCTTGGAGTTCAAGGCTCACATACATTTTAGCTGTTGCAGGGGCTACGGTCGGCTTTGGTGCGACGTGGCGTTTTCCGTATTTGGTCGGGCAAAACGGCGGCGGCGCCTATGTACTCGTGTTTTGTATCGCGATGATCGTGATCGGTATACCGATGATTTTGGCTGAAAATGCGATCGGCAGACGCCTAAAATGCAACGCTGTGGATGCTTTTGGTGGATCGATAAATGGCAAAAAGATCAGCAAAAAGTGGCAGATCGTTGGCTGGATGGGGCTTGTTGGTGCATTTGGTATTATGGCTTACTATATGGTTATTGGCGGCTGGGTGCTAAACTATATCGCCCAAATTTCATTTGGTTTGCTTGATCTCTCACATGTGGTTAGTTTTGAGGAGACAAGTGCGTTTTATGAGCAAAATATCGTAAGCAATCCACTTTCTATCAGCTTTGCGACACTTGTTTTTGTGCTAGTTAATTACGCTATTTTGGTGCAAGGTGCGGTCGGCGGTATCGAGCGATCAGCGAAATTTTTAATGCCGCTACTTTTTATTTTAATGCTTATTATGATCGCTAAAAATATCACTCTTGATGGTGCAATAGAAGGTGTGAAATTTTACTTGACACCTAACTTTTCAAAGATAAACTTAAAGCTTTTCGTTGATGTTTTGGGGCAGGTATTTTTTGCGCTCTCGCTTGGATTTGGTGTGATGATCACTCTTTCTAGCTTTGTGAAAAAGGATGAGGGTTTGGTTAAAATTTCTATCATTACAGGCATTTTAAATACGGTAATCGCTGTGCTTGCAGGCTTTATGATTTTCCCTTCTCTCTTTAGCTACGGCGTATCGCCAGATAGTGGCCCAAGTTTGGTATTTAAATCACTACCAATTGTTTTTTCTCACATGCCATTTGGTGGTTTTTTCGCGGTTGCGTTTTTTACACTATTAATGATCGCTGCACTTACAACATCGCTACCAATATATGAAGTAATAATCACAACACTTCAAGAAAAATTTAAGATAAAACGCAAAAAAGCAATATTTTTAGTCCTTGGCGGTATATTTGTTTTAGGAAATTTACCTTCACTGATGGCCACAAATATACTAAGCCATGTAAGCATTTTTGGTAAGAATATTTTTGATGCATATGATGCAATAAGCGCAACAATATTTTTTGTATTTACATCATTTGGTTGTGCAATATTCGTAGGCTGGGTGCTAAAAGATGATGCAAAAAAAGAAATTTTGCAAGGTAGTGAAAAACATGCAAAACTAATAAATATCTGGTTTTGGTATATCAAATTCGTCGTACCGTTTATTATTTTGGTGCTTTTTATCAGCTCGTTTTACGATAATTTTTTAAAATAG
- the rpe gene encoding ribulose-phosphate 3-epimerase, translated as MYVAPSILSADFGNLAAEIRAICEAGCDLVHVDVMDGHFVPNLTIGPVVVKAVAKAATKPLDIHLMVENNSFFADLFLPLKPKFLTFHIEEEKHPLRLIDHIRKNGVSPGIVLNPHTPVSAIEHIIDEVDMVLLMSVNPGFGGQKFMPVVLEKTRALRELIERKNAKCLIEVDGGVNGLNAPDLEEAGADILVAGNYIFSSNSYEQAIRAIKLEF; from the coding sequence ATGTACGTTGCACCTAGTATTTTATCGGCTGATTTTGGAAATTTGGCAGCTGAGATAAGAGCCATTTGTGAGGCTGGGTGCGATCTGGTGCATGTTGATGTTATGGATGGGCATTTTGTGCCAAATTTAACCATCGGACCAGTTGTGGTAAAAGCCGTTGCAAAAGCAGCCACGAAGCCACTTGATATACATTTAATGGTTGAGAATAACTCATTTTTTGCCGACCTTTTCTTGCCGCTAAAGCCAAAATTTCTAACCTTTCACATTGAAGAAGAGAAGCATCCATTAAGGCTCATCGATCACATTAGAAAAAATGGCGTAAGTCCTGGCATCGTGCTAAATCCGCATACGCCAGTTAGTGCGATCGAGCATATTATTGATGAAGTCGATATGGTGCTTTTGATGAGCGTAAATCCTGGCTTTGGCGGTCAGAAATTTATGCCAGTCGTGCTTGAAAAAACAAGGGCGCTACGAGAGCTAATAGAACGAAAAAACGCTAAGTGTCTCATCGAAGTAGATGGCGGCGTAAACGGACTAAATGCACCTGATCTTGAGGAGGCTGGAGCTGATATTTTGGTGGCTGGCAACTACATCTTCTCATCAAATTCCTACGAACAAGCCATTCGCGCCATAAAGCTTGAGTTTTGA
- a CDS encoding threonine/serine exporter family protein yields the protein MFELLTATLIDGAFAAVAGLGFAYASSPPKRTLAFCALLAAFAHASRFWIMQMGFFNISVATLIVSFLSGILGMLFAKRLKVPAEIIAFPALLPMVPGVYAYKGILALFSFLNEPDIAKKNEYLIIFFDNAITTTTVSLALGVGVSVVLILFYDQSLMITRGAKCDLATGKMHKG from the coding sequence ATGTTTGAGCTTTTGACTGCGACTCTCATAGACGGCGCTTTTGCCGCGGTGGCGGGGCTTGGCTTTGCCTACGCTAGCTCGCCGCCTAAAAGGACTCTCGCATTTTGCGCGCTACTTGCGGCATTTGCGCACGCTAGCCGCTTTTGGATCATGCAGATGGGATTTTTTAACATCAGCGTCGCTACGCTTATCGTATCTTTTTTAAGTGGAATTTTAGGTATGCTCTTTGCTAAACGGCTCAAAGTGCCGGCCGAGATCATCGCATTTCCAGCGCTTTTGCCTATGGTGCCCGGAGTTTACGCGTACAAGGGCATTTTGGCGCTGTTTTCGTTTCTAAACGAGCCCGATATCGCTAAGAAAAACGAATATCTAATCATATTTTTCGATAACGCGATCACGACCACGACGGTCTCGCTAGCTCTAGGCGTCGGGGTTTCGGTGGTGCTGATTTTGTTTTACGATCAGTCGCTGATGATTACTCGCGGCGCTAAGTGCGATTTGGCGACGGGAAAGATGCACAAGGGATAA